A region from the Sorex araneus isolate mSorAra2 chromosome 6, mSorAra2.pri, whole genome shotgun sequence genome encodes:
- the C6H5orf15 gene encoding keratinocyte-associated transmembrane protein 2 produces the protein MAAAAPGRMRVAVRAQLPLGPAVQASATLARPLVLALLLASATVASALAENNSSNKTVPRSEVPPANVNVSTHENQTKPILQASTTVRAPASTEKSGRPSLAPHPSPTTSLFQEEVDNNEEPSIEEEDFLTLNSSPSTAKDTLDNGDYEETDYGWPTSPRDDESSEALEENRGYMAIEQSVRSFKTPSSNVEEEDSHFFFHLIIFAFCIAIVYITYHNKRKIFLLVQSRKWRDSLCSKTVEYHRLDQNVNEAMPSLKITNDYIF, from the exons ATGGCCGCTGCCGCTCCGGGCAGGATGAGGGTGGCGGTGCGAGCCCAGCTGCCTCTCGGGCCGGCCGTGCAGGCTTCCGCGACGCTGGCGCGGCCGCTGGTCCTGGCGCTCCTGCTGGCATCCGCCACCGTGGCCAGCG CTTTAGCAGAGAATAATTCGTCCAACAAAACTGTACCCAGATCAGAAGTTCCCCCTGCAAACGTGAACGTTTCAACACATGAAAACCAAACCAAGCCTATTTTGCAAGCCAGCACCACTGTTCGTGCCCCGGCTAGTACAGAGAAAAGTGGAAGGCCGTCCCTTGCGCCACACCCCTCGCCCACCACGTCTCTGTTCCAGGAGGAAGTTGACAACAATGAAGAGCCTAGCATCGAGGAGGAGGACTTTCTCACACTGAACAGTTCTCCTTCCACGGCCAAAGACACTCTGGACAACGGAGACTATGAGGAGACCGACTATGGCTGGCCCACCAGCCCTCGGGACGATGAGTCCAGCGAGGCCTTGGAAGAGAACAGGGGCTACATGGCAATTGAACAGTCAGTGAGATCTTTTAAGACCCCATCCTCAAATGTAGAAGAGGAAGATAGccatttcttttttcatcttattatttttgctttttgtattgcTATTGTTTATATTACCTATCACAATAAAAGAAAG ATTTTCCTTCTAGTTCAAAGCAGAAAATGGCGTGATAGTCTTTGCTCCAAAACAGTGGAATATCATCGCTTAGACCAGAATGTTAATGAAGCAATGCCTTCTCTGAAGATCACcaatgattatattttttaa